The Oxalobacter aliiformigenes nucleotide sequence AATGGCATGGGCAATTTCCTGTATGCGTTCATTACCCGGATCCCCGGAAAGAATCCAGCTACGCGTAACAAGACCATATACAACGGGCAAGCACTCCACATGCGATAGCGAACCACAAACCTGCAGCCATAACGTCTCCTTTTACGAAAGAGAGGTTTTACTTCAGATTGACAAAGAGTACCGGTTGCCCACGCAACAATTTCAGTTTCTCAGTGCATCCAGAATCCCTGCACGGATCGCTTCAATTGACCCCACCCCGTCAAGTTTCCGGTACTGGGGAGCACCCGGCTCGCCGGAAGCGGCCCACTTGCCATAATAATCCACCAGAATTTCCGTCTGGTCATGATATACCGCCAATCTTTTCTTGACGGTTTCTTCCTTGTCATCGTCACGGATAATCAGATCCTCACCGGTCAGATCATCTTTTCCTTCGACCTTGGGAGGATAGTATTCCACATGATACGTCCGTCCGGAACCCGGATGCACCCGTCTGCCACTCATACGTGAGACGATGATGTCATCAGGAACATCGATTTCAACCACATAATCGATGGCGATACCGGCTTCCTTCATCGCTTCGGCCTGGCCGATCGTGCGGGGAAATCCGTCAAAAAGATACCCCTTCTGGCAATCCGGCTGTTTCAGCCGATCCTTGACCAGATTGATGATCAGTTCGTCTGATACCAGGCCACCGGACTCCATTACCTTCTTGGCTTCCAGACCAAGCGGTGTTCCTGCCGCCACCGCGGCACGCAACATGTCACCTGTCGAAATCTGGGGAATACCGTACTGTTCACGAATGAAAGCTGCCTGAGTGCCTTTACCGGCTCCCGGAGCCCCTAACAAAATGAGACGCATCGCAAAATTCCTAGAAAATATAAATAAAGTGACGGCATCACCAGCGCATACCAGGCACCAGCATCGCTCGATATGCTTTTGCCGCCGTTCAAACTTTTGATTTTACCTTGTAATGCAAACAATTTCGACAATTGTCAATTCCGTCTGTCGCCATTGAAAAAACGGCACACCCTTTCAAGATCCTCAGCGGTATCCACTCCGGCTTCCGGTATCTTTTCCGTAACATGCACAGCGATGGAATAACCGTGCCAGAGAACCCTCAACTGTTCCAGCGACTCGATTTGTTCAATAGGAGAAACCGATAACGATGAATACATTTTCAGAAACTCGTTACGGAACGCATAAAGCCCGACATGACGCAAGGCATTGAAAACCGACGGATATGTTTTTGCCGCTTTGGCATAACCGTCCCTGTACCAGGGAATAGGGGCTCGCGAAAAATAAAGCGCCCGATTGAAACGATCGAGAACGACCTTGACATAGTTGGGGTTGAAAATATCCTCCGGCTGTTCCAGTCTGTGCGCCGCCGTTGCCATGGGGACATCCTCCGACACAAGCGCTGCGGTAGAAGCGACCAGCTCCGGATCAATCAGTGGTTCATCACCCTGCACATTAACTACCGTCGCCGATGGCGACCAGTCCATTTTCCGGGAAATTTCCGCAATACGATCGGTTCCGGAAACATGATCTTTCCTCGTCAACATCGCCCTGATGCCGAAACCGGAACAGACATCCACGATGGATTCATGATCCGTTGCGACGATCACATCGCTTGCTCCGGACAATCTGGCCTGTTCGGCCACCCGGACAATCATGGGTTTGCCGGCAATATCCGCCAGCGGTTTATTGGGCAAGCGTGTCGAAGCGAGTCTTGCCGGTATAACGACATAAAAAGACATAATAATTCAACAATATTCAGTTAAAAAAGCTTCATTCTTCCGGATAATGTTCCAGCGATCTCGCCTGATCCACCCACATGACGGGAATGCCGTCTCTTATCGGATAAGCCAGCCCATCGCCGCGACAAACCAGTTCCTGCCTATCTTTATCGTATTTCAGGGGACCTTTGCACAAGGGACATACCAATATATCAAGCAGTTTTGTATCCACGACATTTCTCCACGATTTTCTGTTCCAGCTCATCGTTATCGATTGCGACCATGGCCGGAACCACCCAGAGCCGTTCATCCTGAATCAGTTCATCAATTTGAGAACACTTGACCGCATCCTTTTCTGTAATCAGGATAATATCCGCCCCGACCTGCCGGAAAGGATTGGAAGAAAAATCAAAATGGTCCGGCAACGGCATTTCGGAAAACGACAGGCCACAAGCGCGCAAAGAAGCAAAAAAACGTGCCGGATTGCCGATACCTGCCGCTGCAACAATCCTTCCCCCCAGATCTTTCAGTCTTGCGGTACGATTCCGGTTTTTCAATTGTTCGGCCATTTCGGTCTTCAATTGCATCCGATACAGATCGGGCACATAAATCGGATTGCCCGGTGATGGATAATTCCTGCCATTCACGATGGTGAAATCCCCCTTTCTCGACAAGGGTTCTCTCAAAGGCCCCGCAGGCAACATCCACCGGTTTCCACCACCACGGCCATCGAACAGCATGATCTCGACATCTCTTTCCAGAGCATAATGCTGCATTCCGTCATCCGATACAATAATATCGACCTCTGTATGCTTTTCCAGCAGAAACCGGCCTGCCTTGACCCTGTTTCGACAAACGACCAGCGGACACCGGGCTTTTTGCACGATCAGAAGCGGTTCATCCCCGATTTCAGATGCTTTCGATGAAGAAGACACCTCAACAGGACTACTATTGGATGTGCCATATCCCCTTGAAATGACTCCCGGATGAAAACCGGCCTTTTGCAGAAGCTTCACCAGCCAGATCACCATGGGTGTTTTTCCCGTTCCACCGACAAAAATATTGCCTACGATAACGACTGGCACTGGCAAACGGACCGACTTCAGCCATTTTTTCCTGTAACCATAACGACGAATTGCCACCACCATCCCGAAAACGAGGGAAAACGGCCACAGGAACCAGGCAATGCTCCCCCGTCGCATCCAGACATTCATCCAGAAATTCGAATGGTTGATTTTGGAAATATTCAATGATTACCTTTACAAGACACAGTTGCTGCGATATGCGCATCACTCGGGCTTTACGGTTGCAAACGTCAATCGGTCCAGCCCTGCCAGTCTCGCCGCTTCCAGCACATTGACTATATTCTGATGGCGTGCCGCTCCATCAGCCGACACCACAACGACAGGCCCTTTTCCGTCATCCTGCATAATGGCCCGCTTC carries:
- the lpxK gene encoding tetraacyldisaccharide 4'-kinase is translated as MNISKINHSNFWMNVWMRRGSIAWFLWPFSLVFGMVVAIRRYGYRKKWLKSVRLPVPVVIVGNIFVGGTGKTPMVIWLVKLLQKAGFHPGVISRGYGTSNSSPVEVSSSSKASEIGDEPLLIVQKARCPLVVCRNRVKAGRFLLEKHTEVDIIVSDDGMQHYALERDVEIMLFDGRGGGNRWMLPAGPLREPLSRKGDFTIVNGRNYPSPGNPIYVPDLYRMQLKTEMAEQLKNRNRTARLKDLGGRIVAAAGIGNPARFFASLRACGLSFSEMPLPDHFDFSSNPFRQVGADIILITEKDAVKCSQIDELIQDERLWVVPAMVAIDNDELEQKIVEKCRGYKTA
- the adk gene encoding adenylate kinase, with the translated sequence MRLILLGAPGAGKGTQAAFIREQYGIPQISTGDMLRAAVAAGTPLGLEAKKVMESGGLVSDELIINLVKDRLKQPDCQKGYLFDGFPRTIGQAEAMKEAGIAIDYVVEIDVPDDIIVSRMSGRRVHPGSGRTYHVEYYPPKVEGKDDLTGEDLIIRDDDKEETVKKRLAVYHDQTEILVDYYGKWAASGEPGAPQYRKLDGVGSIEAIRAGILDALRN
- a CDS encoding Trm112 family protein, with the protein product MDTKLLDILVCPLCKGPLKYDKDRQELVCRGDGLAYPIRDGIPVMWVDQARSLEHYPEE
- the kdsB gene encoding 3-deoxy-manno-octulosonate cytidylyltransferase, encoding MSFYVVIPARLASTRLPNKPLADIAGKPMIVRVAEQARLSGASDVIVATDHESIVDVCSGFGIRAMLTRKDHVSGTDRIAEISRKMDWSPSATVVNVQGDEPLIDPELVASTAALVSEDVPMATAAHRLEQPEDIFNPNYVKVVLDRFNRALYFSRAPIPWYRDGYAKAAKTYPSVFNALRHVGLYAFRNEFLKMYSSLSVSPIEQIESLEQLRVLWHGYSIAVHVTEKIPEAGVDTAEDLERVCRFFNGDRRN